In Cicer arietinum cultivar CDC Frontier isolate Library 1 chromosome 7, Cicar.CDCFrontier_v2.0, whole genome shotgun sequence, the genomic window CAACACTTTGAGCTAATGTGCgccgatattattctttttgttgattatatgaaagattcatggttaacaccttacaaaaaaagatttttaaaggttttgaccaatagagtgatgcatttggggaacacaacatctaacatgtatttttaaattatgatttgtttttatttgttttgttttagaaaatatgatttactagtttatgtgatttattttaatttgtgctatttaatttatttgtagatttgagtctgctcattggagattgaaaaataTGTTGCAAACAagttttggtgatttgtgtaaaagttgggatgttgtgaatatgatgttgaagaaccaaatatgtatcattcaatcttctttttagaaaatcatcaaGGATGTGGAGCATGTGTGTAATTCACCATTTTTTCAAAGTCTACATCATTGTCCATCAAggaaatgtttaaaaaatattgacaaaCATTTACAGAGGCTGAAAGATTGTGGGTActgacaaaataaaatgtggttgctcaatcaaaacaactcatggattaccatgtACTTGTGAGTTGGCAAAGTTACAGATATCTAgtaatgttatccctttagataACATTCATGTTTTTTGGAGAAAGTTAAGCACTGAGCATGAATTtgaggatgaagaatctttatcagattatgacttttaagaagagttggaagcaatgaaagcgtacatgaaGAAACACGATATTTTTGGTCAAAGGATATTCAAGACAAAGATGCGTGAAGTTGTATTTCTACATAAAACATTAATACTTGCACCACCAGAGAAGGTGAGAACCAAAGGAGCTagtaaaaggaaaaaagaatttgatacttCTCTTGATccttcatattgggagtatgttgatgcctTTCAAGAATCTGCAAAGCAACCATCTCAACGTTCTGCAAGGCAATCATCTCAACTTTCTGCAAATCAATCATCACAGTATTCTGCAAGGCAACCATTTCACATACATTTTCCTATTTTTATACATCCGTATATTGAGAAGATAATAGATGTTGTGtctgatggaaattgtgggtttTGCGCAACTATAGCATTGTTAGGTTGGACAGAAGAATCTTGGTCTTTAGTTCGATCACAATTAGATAAAGAGATTCATCTACATCAAGATCTTTATTCCAATGTTTTTTATGACAGTGTTGAATCAGTGCGAaactcattgaaaatatcaGGACTGGGTGCTCAAGGAAAAGATATGTGGATGTCTATACCAgacttgggttacgtgatagcaacactatataatgtcatattggtgtcGTTGCATCGTAATCTGAATATGACATTCTTTCTGCTAAACAAAGCACCATCGAAAGAGTCTTATCTTTACTCTTTACTAGCAATTGGATTTGTCAATGAAAATCATTGGCTACAGGTAAAATTTATGATTAgtgttgtttattaaattaatgtttaatattttcttgttcagataaattaatgtttaatattttcttgtttaGATTAAATTGAAGTCTCATTGTCCTTTGCCACCTACTTCACAAAATTGAAAAGACTTTTGTAGTGAGTGTGCAAAGACGTGGGAAATAGCTTATGCAACAGGTATGAAACATTGGGAACACATTGATCCATCATTTATcaaatcatcttgtatttcattaaatgaagattagaatATCTTGTATATCATTTATCAAGGATTATTAGGATATCATTTATCATTGATCCATCATTTATCAAATCATCTTGTTTTATCATTTACGTTTTATCATTTTGAATATCTTTTATTATGGATTAACTCAAAATAAATGTGgattaactcaaaataaaaattcataaataacacaaaaaattaaatgaaattcaCTAAACACAATCACTAAATGAAATCATACATAACACAAtcattgttaagacaaactctcaaattaaagttttgatgaaaataaacaaaggttaattaagaatgttaattatgattctaaaatgttatgttattttaacttgtgtttttgagtgaattaattcaacgATAGGATTCaagcaaagaaaagaaaacagttaaaaattaaacaaataaagaaacaagaatattcaggacaaaacagagaatgatctccaggttCAAGACTGGTCGTCACAGCCTCttaaccaatcaatctccattattTCAACGAAGCTTTTGTCAATGAATTTTAAACCAAGTTCATCagcacatggcaaggaacaaatatgATTCATTTCAGTCAAAGAAGGctttaaaattattaagataaaaggtcTCGAATCAAGCTAGTTGAAACTGCCCAAATCTTATTCagtcaaactgtcaagaaagtttaatCAATCATGATCTGTACAAGACACCAGGAAGatatccagaatgatcaaaattgaatatccagattgatcatcaatctcctgAAAGTCCAAACTTTCaaaaccagattgataatcaatctccgtttatGCAGAATTTCAGCATTGATATCCTTAATTCTGCAGAagtttataatcattcaccaaactgttttggacaaaatcaaggctccagatcgaagctgtaacatcaatgATTAAATGAGAAGtttcaaggatcattaaactCAAAGGCAAACTAATCAAAGAAGTCTGTAACAACATTagtcaaaacaaattcaaaatgttcaaaggctgaaatatttttaatcatagatattggttttggtcaaaactgacaaatcactaccaacagctcttttgaccattattaaatgctccaaaggcctataaaagaaaggccaatGTCCAGGAAAAAGGCAaaagttcaagtgctatcaaaGTCTTATAAATCATTCACactcacatacttgaaattctcattttcacaaagaagaatcAATTTTGAACTTTTATACCACACTGTGTTATTACTACTTAATTCTTTGTAAataatcaaatctcaaacaagagttgagacatttcagattctatcaaaacaatctcatcattattgtaaaactcaaactataagaatttaagtatagtttgaatagattgtaacGAATCCTCTCAAGATCGAtaggtaattaatttaatttctgggTGGAAATAAATAGagcttgtaacagatcaagattgatctaagctaggtgctgtaaaaccaagaaggttctttgttttgaacacttagtggaaaatctcatagTTGTGAGGACATGACGTAACCCAAGTTGAGTGAACCAGGAaatatctttgtgtggtattccttttcttatctctttatttattaagcttaattgattaactaaggTAAAATGCAAActggatttttatttttaagctaactaagaacgttctccattttctggtaaaaaccaagaacgttttctgttttcttaaccaagatcattcttgagttaaatctcGAGGTTTattcaggaatttttaaataggtacatttacaattcaaacccccttccttgtaaatcgacattgttacttcaacatCTTCGTACAAGAGGCTTAACTCACTTAATATGTTATGAAGTTCACTAAATGGAGTTACCAAATTTATGGCCCTACGTACAAGCTCAGTTGTTCTACGGTCTCGCTTCGATGATGGGCTAGCATGTGCAGCAGCAGTAGGTGGACTTGAAGGCGCAACAGTGGATGAAAGGAGGATCAGAGGATGTGAAACACTAATGTATCATGTATAGTAGTGTACAATGACCTCTCCAAGAAAAGTCGCAACAGGATATAGGCTCTGAAAGGCCATTATAGATGATTTCATAGTCTGCCACACCCAATCTATATTGTTCGACATCGGAGGACCGTCACGCAGAATGCACGGAATACGACCAAACTGTCGAAGACATCGCTTTGGAAAATATGGGACTGAGACTCCACCACATCGAAGATATCCAAAAAACATCGAAATTGATACAAACAGATGATtagctctatcatcatcatatgGTGTAAACACTACATCCTCGAGGAACAAAGCATTAAGTCTCTGACGATATGTCATCAATCCGCCTTCAACATCATATTTGCATTCCACTtacatgctcttggaagatgTACAGGAATCGCTCCTCTATCACCTCGCTTACATATCTTAGGGAAGTGTTCGTAAATCCAGCACTGCAACATAAGTAACATCATAAAATAACACaacttcataaataaataagtaacaCAACTTAATATAAATGACATACATGTAGTAGGGTCATGTAACCTCCCAACTGTTGAGTGTCATGGATAGCTCCATCTCCCAGATTGTCATAAAGGAAAACCAATTCCGCGGAATCCCACAAATAGTCCCGACAACGacgtaaatcaataaaaaaactaatgtaTTTCGTCTCAGCACGCATATGTGTTTTATCGGCGAAAATAGTGCAGCCAACTAAATCCAACAGATACGTtctagccgcacactcaaactggttagtttgaatgagacgaTTATATAAATCACGCAACCATTGCAATCTATACTGGacacatttattataattaatctcaGCACATGCTTCCTCCCATAttgcacctaagtactcatATGCAGCTCTTGCAGCATTATTAGTGTTCATATCCACAtgtgcatcaaaaaatttatcattggGTGAGATGTGAAGGAGAGTCGCGACGTCGTCTCAAGTGATagtcatctctccaaatggAAAATGAAATGAGTTGGTCTCCCTGTACCATCAACAAATGCGGATATCAGACCAGCATCAACCACAATGAGGTAGCCTGAAGACAGATGCATCATCCCAGATTCCTGAATCCAATGCTCTACAGGATTTGGCACAGGAACTTCGGCAAACTTTTTTAGCTTCAATCCATGAGTAATAACTTTTAAGGATCCACGATCCTGCGAGTAATTAcagaataattaattagttaaaaaacttaaataaataattaattaaataaaattaaataaaaattaattaaataaacttaaataaacaattaattaaataaaattaaataaacaattaattaaataaacttaaattaaataaacataaattaattaatttaataaacttaaataaacaaataaataaatataattaaaaattaattaacatataccTCTCCTTCCCATAGCCTCCGAGCCACGTGGTACTCATATTGTGTCAACACACATGTCACCATCGGTCCCTCGGGGAATCCAGTCTGTTGATCATGCTCATCAATATCATCAGCATGTGCAGAAGCATCACGAATATCATCATCATTAGTATCGGCAGCATGTGCAACATACTATTCCTCAGCCTACTCCATCTATTGAGGCTCAATGACATCTTCCTCCATATGTGCATGCTCAGTAGGCTCAGTGGCATCATCCTAGACATCTTGTCTTCGACTACGCTGTCTAATTGGACGATTTGCTTCGTTTCGTCTTctgtttgatgttgttggtggaattctctctgCACCTTCACCATTATCACCTATCAAGTTGCAAATAATTTGACCAAACGCACCTCTCATTCTAGGCACtacaatatatcaatattaaaaaaaataaaagaaaattaaagaggGACAGGgagaaaaaattaaagagagagaataAGAAAGAAGAGAAGAATATATTAATGGGAGAGAATGGAAAGGAATTTTTGTGTAGATGTTCCAAATTCGTAGAAAGAAGAACTAAAGGAAGGGTAAAGAGTTGTTAAGAATTTTACAAATACttattatatcttaaaaaatagaatgtataacttttgaaaaaaaaatacaatttttaatataaaatttatatatttattataagtattttaAGGGCACATGTTAGCATttctttagtttattttatatatttatttgtgaatttaacctattttattttataaataatgattTGCACAAATTATCTATAAATATTTGcttctctttatttatattaatttattaattaattattcttaattataaaaaaagtttaaagatTTTATTTCTATGACttttaagatttatttattattttaatgagttttatattttcatttattgtttatattttaaatattaatagtaatatttaatatctcatatttttctatataaagtatatgtataaaaatatttaaaaattgacggtaataaataaatttattaatattaatatttttattttttgttcttataAACCGACTCTTATATCTCATTGGTTCTATCTTGGGTTTTTAAAACATCGACAATAAATCTTGTCCAAAAATAATACATcgacaataaaataaaataaaaattaaaaaaatgcatgTCAGCACAACATTGGTGAAACGGAACAAATATGCAAAAGTTACAAAAATCCCAATTATGACCATATTTCTTagatttatttatgttttctatACTTGGACTCATAACGTAAGCAATTAAATTGACGGTGGGATGTGTGCGTTCCCTGCACCAACACTAGTAATATTAATACCTCCATCTTgggtagggatgggaataggctaggccgtccgacaggggcctatggcctggcctacttatggtctggcctggcctatttaataaaaagaccagactcaggctatttttaaagcctatttatttaaataggccaggctcaggcttataaagaagcctattaggcttgacaggccgacctatatatatttaattatttattaatgttattttttattattatattaataatattatttccta contains:
- the LOC101512999 gene encoding uncharacterized protein, producing the protein MKAYMKKHDIFGQRIFKTKMREVVFLHKTLILAPPEKVRTKGASKRKKEFDTSLDPSYWEYVDAFQESAKQPSQRSARQSSQLSANQSSQYSARQPFHIHFPIFIHPYIEKIIDVVSDGNCGFCATIALLGWTEESWSLVRSQLDKEIHLHQDLYSNVFYDSVESVRNSLKISGLGAQGKDMWMSIPDLGYVIATLYNVILVSLHRNLNMTFFLLNKAPSKESYLYSLLAIGFVNENHWLQIKLKSHCPLPPTSQN